One part of the Vitis riparia cultivar Riparia Gloire de Montpellier isolate 1030 chromosome 8, EGFV_Vit.rip_1.0, whole genome shotgun sequence genome encodes these proteins:
- the LOC117919531 gene encoding bifunctional protein FolD 1, mitochondrial, with product MMMMMMKRITQSMTVMWQKGLKKNMPSTSRAVNTLKHNHCYQIRKSPPLVSLDFPDIWTPNSLDYDCSPIQKGSNEQTAAVIDGKSISEEIISGIASEVRRMKESIGKVPGLAVILVGQRRDSQTYVQNKIKACEEARIKSLMAELPEDCTEDEILSALSSFNENPSIHGILVQLPLPKHLDEEKILNMVSLEKDVDGFNPLNMGNLAMRGREPLFIPCTAKGCIELLLRSGVEIMGKKAVVIGRSNIAGLPTSLLLQRHHATVSILHALSKNPDQITRQADIVVSAVGVPNLVRGHWLKPGAVVIDVGTYPVEDPSSEFGYRLVGDVCYEEALGVASAVTPVPGGVGPMTIAMLLSNTLDSAKRAYDIT from the exons CTTTGAAGCATAACCATTGCTATCAAATTAGAAAGTCTCCTCCTCTTGTCTCCCTTGACTTCCCTGACATCTGGACCCCTAATTCCCTGGACTATGATTGTTCTCCAATCCAGAAAGGCT CCAATGAGCAGACCGCTGCTGTAATTGATGGGAAGTCAATTTCTGAGGAAATCATATCAGGAATAGCTAGTGAAGTGCGCAGGATGAAGGAGTCTATTGGAAAGGTTCCTGGCTTGGCTGTGATCTTGGTTGGTCAAAGAAGGGACTCTCAAACTTATGTCCAGAACAAAATAAAAGCTTGCGAAGAAGCCAGAATCAAGTCTCTGATGGCTGAACTGCCTGAGGATTGTACAGAAGATGAAATTCTCAGTGCTTTGTCAAGCTTTAATGAGAATCCATCAATTCATGGTATTCTTGTGCAGCTTCCTCTTCCAAAA CATTTAGATGAGGAAAAGATTTTGAACATGGTGAGCCTAGAAAAAGATGTGGATGGCTTCAATCCACTGAATATGGGAAATCTTGCCATGCGCGGAAGGGAGCCACTGTTCATCCCCTGCACTGCAAAGGGTTGCATTGAGTTATTGCTCAGGTCTGGTGTGGAAATCATGGGGAAGAAAGCTGTGGTGATTGGAAGAAGCAACATTGCTGGATTGCCCACATCATTGCTGTTGCAG AGGCACCATGCAACAGTCAGCATCCTACACGCATTGTCAAAGAACCCAGATCAGATCACCCGCCAAGCTGACATTGTGGTTTCAGCTGTGGGAGTGCCTAATCTTGTCCGTGGCCATTGGCTAAAGCCTGGTGCAGTTGTCATTGATGTGGGAACATACCCGGTTGAG GACCCCAGCTCCGAGTTTGGTTATCGCCTCGTTGGAGATGTGTGCTATGAGGAAGCATTAGGGGTAGCATCTGCCGTTACACCTGTACCAGGAGGTGTTGGACCCATGACAATCGCCATGCTCCTCTCCAACACTCTGGACTCTGCCAAGCGTGCTTATGACATTACTTGA